Proteins encoded by one window of Paenibacillus urinalis:
- a CDS encoding helix-turn-helix transcriptional regulator — translation MHQILLVDYSRYLYKELEQLLRHRNDNYTIRNYVFSSSAALEAITKSDYSVIVVNTERCDTAALWLCHNIRKFSQIPILLMGGRDHFRLVRKALTYQVNDYLPFPVCLSSFLHSLHGLIAKLDTESSSLLHPMDMRGKRMDSCHVIHVVKTYVREHLCDDITLKKISDMLHFNCAYLGQKFKLEEKMSFNDYMLQQRMEKAKLLLSSTRLRNYEIALEVGYKDLDWFYKKFKAYTGSSPNAYRRQTSYTA, via the coding sequence GTGCATCAAATATTACTTGTGGATTACAGCCGCTATCTGTACAAAGAGTTGGAACAGCTTCTGCGTCATAGGAACGATAACTACACCATCAGAAATTATGTATTTTCCTCTTCTGCTGCCCTGGAAGCAATAACGAAGAGTGATTATTCTGTCATTGTCGTAAATACAGAGCGTTGTGACACGGCTGCTTTATGGTTATGCCATAACATACGTAAGTTCAGTCAGATACCGATCCTCCTGATGGGTGGCAGGGATCACTTTAGACTTGTACGTAAAGCATTAACTTATCAGGTAAATGATTATCTCCCTTTTCCCGTCTGCCTCTCTTCCTTTCTTCACAGTTTGCATGGACTGATAGCCAAGCTGGATACAGAGTCATCGTCTCTTCTTCACCCTATGGATATGAGAGGCAAGCGAATGGATTCTTGTCATGTGATACATGTCGTCAAGACCTATGTGAGGGAACATTTATGTGATGACATCACGTTGAAGAAAATCTCCGACATGCTGCATTTCAACTGTGCTTACCTTGGTCAAAAGTTCAAGCTGGAGGAAAAAATGTCTTTCAATGACTACATGCTGCAGCAGCGAATGGAGAAGGCTAAGCTCCTCTTGTCCTCGACCCGTCTGCGAAATTATGAGATTGCCTTAGAGGTAGGCTACAAAGATCTCGATTGGTTTTACAAAAAGTTTAAAGCCTATACCGGATCAAGCCCCAATGCCTACAGAAGACAAACGAGCTACACCGCCTAG
- a CDS encoding sensor histidine kinase produces MSGLKIPAESWFNSIFARLIITYLVFVLPLILLGVYLYQWSYDNASKEISLSAERTLNQYVAELNREVEWIELQQFNIAEDRKLNRLAILWDMMDQVERRDTLNYLSERLAAFKNSSAYIENVNIHIPTVGKSISSTIGIDDFDEDSYEYFSSGNQGKGTRFTIKEETINLSAVRLSGKKSEAALFVIQVELDTEHFQNELSRLNLYPESVTFLVEDKTRHAITDKQQISNVILSNYQEQSVQASGDEVWMKVDGQRYQVTQSHIDALGLSVASYIPEEIVTSPLSKFNHWAWLFAITSFVAIAAFLYSSYKLIHIPLLHLVKRFKKMEAGVLDIPIVHHRKDEFGFLYSRFNQMIENLQLLIDRDFKKTMMMQRAELKQLQSQINPHFLYNSFFILNSLARTGETQRIEEFTNMLGEYFRFITRNGTDQVRLKEEVEHSRIYTEIQQLRFSRRIKVDFGALPQQMEHIQVPRLIIQPIIENAYEHSLEKNTTTGLLVVRFSLIGEYAEITVEDNGCETREELIQSIQDRLEQEDGTDEMTGLMNIHRRLRLTYGEGCGLFLARGELQGFKVTIRIRAKEGEIKCIDY; encoded by the coding sequence GTGAGTGGATTGAAGATACCTGCCGAATCATGGTTTAATAGTATATTTGCACGATTAATCATCACCTACCTGGTCTTCGTACTTCCTCTAATTCTTCTCGGCGTGTACTTATATCAATGGAGTTATGACAATGCCAGCAAGGAAATATCCTTATCTGCAGAAAGAACATTGAACCAGTATGTAGCGGAGTTAAACCGGGAAGTAGAATGGATTGAGCTTCAGCAGTTTAATATCGCTGAAGATCGAAAACTCAATCGGCTGGCGATTCTCTGGGATATGATGGATCAAGTTGAGCGACGTGATACACTGAATTATTTATCAGAACGACTAGCGGCCTTCAAGAACAGCAGTGCCTATATTGAGAATGTCAATATTCATATTCCTACCGTTGGCAAGAGCATTTCCTCAACTATAGGAATCGACGACTTCGATGAGGACTCCTATGAATACTTCAGCTCAGGGAACCAGGGGAAAGGCACGCGCTTCACCATAAAAGAGGAGACAATAAACCTAAGTGCCGTTCGTCTATCTGGCAAGAAGAGTGAAGCAGCGCTGTTTGTTATACAAGTGGAGCTAGATACAGAACATTTTCAGAATGAATTATCTCGGCTTAACTTGTATCCTGAGAGTGTTACATTTCTGGTTGAGGACAAAACGAGACATGCCATCACGGATAAACAACAAATCAGCAATGTCATTCTATCCAATTATCAAGAGCAGAGTGTACAGGCTTCAGGTGACGAAGTGTGGATGAAGGTGGACGGACAAAGGTATCAAGTGACCCAGTCCCATATAGATGCCCTCGGTTTGTCCGTGGCTTCGTATATACCGGAAGAAATTGTAACCAGTCCCCTCAGCAAGTTCAATCATTGGGCCTGGTTGTTTGCAATCACATCATTTGTTGCGATTGCAGCGTTTCTTTATTCAAGCTACAAGCTAATTCACATTCCTTTACTACATTTGGTCAAAAGATTTAAAAAAATGGAGGCAGGTGTGCTGGATATCCCTATTGTCCACCATCGAAAAGATGAATTTGGATTCCTCTACTCCAGGTTTAATCAGATGATTGAAAATCTTCAGCTGCTCATTGATCGAGATTTTAAAAAAACAATGATGATGCAGCGTGCGGAGTTAAAACAGCTTCAATCGCAAATTAATCCGCATTTTCTATACAATAGTTTCTTCATCCTCAATTCGCTTGCAAGAACTGGGGAAACGCAGCGGATCGAAGAGTTTACGAATATGCTTGGGGAATATTTCAGATTCATTACCCGTAACGGGACAGACCAAGTCAGGTTGAAGGAAGAAGTAGAGCACTCAAGAATATATACCGAAATCCAGCAGCTCAGATTCTCAAGGCGCATTAAAGTAGATTTCGGAGCATTACCGCAGCAGATGGAACATATTCAGGTGCCCAGGCTCATTATTCAACCTATTATTGAAAACGCCTATGAGCACAGCCTTGAAAAGAACACGACTACAGGCCTCCTGGTCGTCCGCTTTAGCCTTATAGGTGAATATGCCGAAATTACGGTCGAAGATAACGGGTGTGAAACGAGAGAAGAGCTTATTCAAAGTATTCAAGATCGATTAGAGCAGGAAGATGGTACGGATGAAATGACCGGATTGATGAATATTCATCGACGTCTACGACTGACATATGGAGAAGGATGCGGCCTATTCCTAGCAAGAGGCGAACTTCAAGGCTTCAAAGTCACTATTCGAATTCGTGCGAAGGAAGGGGAAATCAAATGTATCGACTATTGA
- a CDS encoding response regulator transcription factor has protein sequence MYRLLIVDDEEIITDSLYETFARAMPDRLDVCKAYSSKEALHWMQRTRIDIILTDIRMPGMSGLELAKQIQDYWPNCRVIFLTGHSDFDYAYRALQLQNVRYLLKTEGYNKVMSVVEEVLDEIHRSHMMLDLMNQTREVTSQLAAMQQDEFLRKLLQDSMAATSTANDLQYELNKRNIDLQAGHPVHMVLGRLNPSLENTSDLTRVQESVRIIGSSFMHENAVYASVTDHSGDTVWLVQMKREDGMADSTLVKFLEGTLELVQNACMASLGVSITFTLSGRGCSFAEITRQYERLRLLQWMNTGECISMVLTDDDKSPSTGFAKESVRISSKIELMSGYLETGRIQSFYDMFEELTGELLQSDITMEGAVETYYNVALLLQSTINRWGLQQNIEDQRSLLHLGEFTSRKDAVKYLYRVADELVYFKRSNEQDGTNMAIRSLCSYIEENLEKDLSLVRLAELHHFNPSYLSRLFKQEKGTNLSEFIDDCRIRRAKELLQNTDLMIREVAIKVGYEAAHSFTRLFKKLTGMTPQEYRESQVIR, from the coding sequence ATGTATCGACTATTGATTGTGGATGACGAGGAAATTATTACAGACAGTCTGTATGAAACGTTCGCCAGAGCCATGCCAGACCGGCTAGACGTATGTAAAGCCTACTCCTCAAAAGAGGCTTTGCATTGGATGCAGCGCACTAGAATCGATATTATTTTGACGGACATTCGCATGCCAGGTATGAGTGGACTGGAGCTGGCAAAACAGATTCAAGATTATTGGCCGAATTGTCGGGTTATTTTCTTGACAGGACATAGTGATTTTGACTATGCCTATCGAGCTCTGCAATTACAGAACGTACGTTACTTGCTCAAAACGGAAGGCTATAACAAGGTGATGTCTGTTGTTGAAGAAGTGTTGGATGAGATTCATCGGAGTCACATGATGCTGGATTTGATGAATCAAACACGTGAAGTAACCTCCCAACTGGCAGCGATGCAGCAAGATGAATTTTTACGAAAATTACTTCAAGATAGTATGGCTGCTACATCTACGGCAAACGATTTACAGTATGAGTTGAACAAACGAAATATTGATTTACAGGCTGGCCACCCAGTACATATGGTCTTGGGTCGATTAAACCCATCGCTTGAGAATACATCTGATCTGACACGGGTTCAAGAATCAGTGCGCATTATTGGATCCTCGTTCATGCATGAGAACGCAGTATATGCAAGTGTTACAGACCATTCTGGTGATACTGTCTGGCTCGTTCAGATGAAACGAGAAGACGGGATGGCGGATAGCACCTTAGTAAAATTTCTGGAGGGTACACTAGAGCTGGTGCAGAATGCATGCATGGCTTCACTTGGCGTATCCATCACCTTCACATTAAGTGGGCGAGGCTGTAGTTTTGCAGAGATTACGAGACAATATGAACGCTTAAGATTGCTTCAATGGATGAATACAGGCGAGTGCATATCCATGGTACTCACAGACGATGACAAATCCCCCTCTACAGGATTTGCAAAAGAGTCCGTAAGAATTTCGAGCAAGATTGAGCTTATGTCAGGATATTTAGAAACAGGACGGATTCAATCATTCTATGACATGTTTGAGGAGCTTACCGGAGAATTGCTGCAGTCGGATATTACAATGGAGGGAGCTGTAGAAACCTATTATAACGTAGCATTGCTGCTACAGTCGACGATCAATCGTTGGGGACTTCAGCAGAATATTGAAGATCAAAGAAGCTTGCTTCATTTAGGGGAATTCACCAGTAGAAAAGATGCTGTAAAGTACTTATATCGTGTAGCTGATGAATTGGTATATTTCAAGAGATCGAATGAACAAGACGGTACGAATATGGCGATCCGTTCTTTGTGCAGCTACATTGAGGAGAACCTTGAAAAAGACCTCTCGCTGGTAAGACTGGCTGAGCTGCATCACTTTAACCCATCTTATTTATCGAGGTTGTTTAAGCAAGAGAAGGGGACGAACCTATCTGAGTTTATCGACGATTGCCGCATTAGAAGAGCGAAGGAGCTGCTGCAGAATACGGATCTCATGATCCGGGAGGTCGCAATAAAGGTGGGCTATGAGGCAGCACATTCGTTTACGCGGCTCTTCAAGAAACTCACAGGCATGACCCCTCAGGAGTACCGAGAATCTCAGGTAATACGCTAA
- a CDS encoding extracellular solute-binding protein, which translates to MRRKNVLKLLIMVFAVMLFITACSPAPSAEPEPETTQEEQSPTEEPAVPEEEVANEMSTPEMDFDLGGRTIKVVAWWDMQIPDNNPDNIQRIENLEALKKKHNFEIEYVSIDFGEYQEKVVASLMAGEPLGDIVRLGKDYAIPALTKQDLLWPVDEYIKNDKVFNQKTTKEYMQYEGKGYGFTEDKSSFINGIFYNRTLMQELGLKPLQEYVDTDEWNWDTFIDVAKQANQDRNNDGKLDTWGLAQTGLLEPILYSNEASLTNEDKQNLEDPKTKEALNFLSKLATEKVGRASEGGDWTEPATFFRQGNTLMYAGAMYEVEGIMTDMQDYDIGFLPFPKGPSASAYHSGESRYQALTIPKSVENPEQLMYIWEKINEIDSIYEYPEQSTLETYLIDEADINNARMVAEGMLVLDHNTFPSLPYWDFDAELKEGVSVSTLIEKYKAPFQAAIDEVYK; encoded by the coding sequence ATGAGAAGAAAAAATGTCTTGAAGTTACTAATTATGGTATTTGCAGTCATGCTATTTATCACGGCATGCAGCCCTGCTCCAAGCGCTGAACCAGAACCAGAAACGACTCAAGAAGAACAATCTCCAACAGAAGAACCGGCGGTGCCGGAAGAGGAAGTAGCGAACGAAATGTCGACACCAGAGATGGATTTTGACTTGGGGGGAAGGACAATTAAAGTCGTTGCCTGGTGGGATATGCAAATCCCAGATAACAACCCAGATAACATTCAACGGATTGAGAATTTGGAAGCATTGAAGAAAAAGCATAACTTCGAAATTGAATATGTTTCGATTGATTTCGGGGAGTATCAAGAGAAAGTGGTCGCTTCACTGATGGCAGGGGAACCGCTCGGCGATATTGTAAGACTGGGCAAAGACTACGCTATACCGGCTTTAACCAAGCAGGATCTGCTGTGGCCGGTGGATGAGTATATCAAAAATGACAAGGTATTTAATCAGAAAACCACTAAGGAGTACATGCAATATGAAGGCAAGGGGTATGGATTTACCGAGGATAAGTCCTCCTTCATCAATGGGATATTCTATAACCGTACATTAATGCAGGAGCTTGGCTTAAAGCCTTTGCAAGAATATGTGGATACAGATGAATGGAACTGGGATACGTTTATCGACGTAGCCAAGCAAGCAAATCAAGATCGAAATAACGATGGCAAGCTCGATACCTGGGGATTGGCACAAACGGGCCTGCTCGAACCGATCCTGTATTCCAATGAAGCTTCTCTGACAAATGAGGATAAACAGAACCTGGAAGATCCTAAGACGAAAGAGGCATTGAATTTCCTATCCAAATTGGCAACAGAGAAGGTCGGCAGAGCTTCTGAAGGCGGTGACTGGACAGAGCCCGCCACATTCTTCCGTCAAGGTAATACGCTCATGTATGCAGGTGCCATGTATGAGGTTGAAGGAATTATGACGGATATGCAGGATTACGACATCGGCTTCCTGCCGTTTCCAAAAGGACCTAGCGCTTCGGCCTATCATTCGGGTGAATCACGCTATCAAGCTTTGACCATTCCGAAATCTGTGGAGAATCCGGAACAGTTGATGTACATCTGGGAGAAAATTAATGAAATTGATTCCATTTATGAATACCCCGAACAATCCACACTGGAGACCTATCTGATCGATGAAGCCGATATCAATAATGCGAGAATGGTGGCAGAGGGCATGCTGGTTCTTGACCACAACACCTTCCCATCCTTACCATATTGGGATTTTGATGCAGAGCTCAAAGAGGGCGTATCCGTATCAACCCTGATTGAGAAATACAAGGCACCTTTCCAGGCCGCAATTGATGAGGTATACAAATAA